In the Leptospira sp. WS4.C2 genome, one interval contains:
- a CDS encoding DsbA family oxidoreductase translates to MSTNSEPFSIDIVSDVACPWCYVGKKKLELALQTVGDKIDPQVRWRPFQLSPEIPEAGIDYKEHLTQKFGSLDRLDGAWQRLTQIGKDVGISFQFDAIPKATNTLVLHALVAGLSTLEEQAKLVDLFFSANFTEGKDLTDKEMIWKVAEPVYKDRIKFDAVFTDPELKENIRQEISYYHQNGISGVPYFIVGGKYAVSGAQDTSVFVEVIETVLKERESEKHSQ, encoded by the coding sequence ATGTCAACCAACTCTGAACCTTTTTCCATTGATATCGTATCCGATGTAGCTTGCCCTTGGTGTTATGTAGGAAAAAAGAAACTGGAGTTGGCTCTCCAAACAGTAGGAGATAAAATCGATCCACAGGTTCGATGGAGGCCTTTTCAATTGTCTCCCGAAATTCCAGAAGCCGGAATTGATTATAAAGAACACCTAACACAGAAATTTGGAAGTTTAGACCGGTTGGATGGAGCTTGGCAAAGGTTAACTCAAATTGGAAAGGATGTTGGTATTTCCTTTCAGTTCGATGCCATTCCTAAGGCTACGAACACATTGGTGTTACATGCACTGGTAGCTGGACTTTCTACCTTAGAAGAACAAGCGAAGTTGGTGGATTTGTTTTTTTCTGCTAACTTTACCGAGGGAAAAGATCTCACGGACAAAGAAATGATTTGGAAGGTAGCCGAACCAGTTTATAAAGATCGTATTAAGTTTGATGCAGTATTTACAGATCCAGAACTCAAAGAAAATATCCGACAAGAAATTTCCTACTACCACCAAAATGGAATTAGCGGAGTTCCGTATTTTATCGTCGGGGGAAAGTATGCCGTGAGTGGAGCTCAAGACACTTCGGTTTTTGTAGAAGTGATTGAAACTGTATTAAAAGAACGCGAATCAGAAAAACATAGCCAATAG